The sequence CTAACAACAATGAAGTTTTCAGAATAATAGCACATTAAATCTTTCCTTGCAAACTATTTAGTTCAGCTTAAGGTTTTTTTTTCTTTGCAGGGAAATTATGAGGGTTGTGGCTATAGACAATGACCGGGAGAGGTGTAGAGCTCACGAGAGTGAGAGACATTGCAAGGCGGGAGAAGAAAGACAACCTATTTTGTCGTTTCCTATCTTCGAATAGGGTGGACGGTATGTATCCTTATTAACATAAAAAGTGTCGAAAGCGAGGGATTTTTATCGTGGCGTGCACACGCTATGTACCCTCAACAAAAAAGTGGCACATTGCTCACGCCAACTCACAGTGTTTTCAATTGCTATCCTATTCTTTTTTTTATCTTTCTTGGTTCTCTTTTCTGCTTTTCTGGAAATAACTTACTGATCCCTCTGTATAGTTGCAATTTGCTTACCTCATAGTACAACCGCTCGTTCCACATTTACTGCACTGCTCATGCCTTCCACTCTGGCTGGCATGTGGGTCCAATGTCTCGTAGTTGGGCCCGGGCCTCCATTCAAGCTGCGAGGCCCAAATGCGCATATCAATTCAGGCGATAAATCACTTTGCTTTGATCGCTCGGGACCTCTCTCGACTCGCTCTTTTTATTCTCTCCCATTCGGGCCGCACCACACCACACCACAACACCCCTCAGTCTCTCCTTCCCCCATCACGCCCATTCACCCCCTCAACCCTCGCCCTCCCTCGATCTACCCCCCTTGCCACAACCCAAAAGTCCACCCAAACCAAACCTTAACCCTGTCGAGGAGACGGCGATGCCGAAAGCCGGCGGCAAGAAAGGGGAGGAGTTCCGTGACGAGGATGAGGAGCGGCTGACCAATGAGGAGTATAAGATCTGGACGAACACACCCTTCCTCTATGACCTCATCATCACCCATGCGTCTGAATGACCCAACCTGTCGTTTTCATTGTTTTCACGAGCTCAACCGACGACCAGTGTGTTCTGTTACTCATTAGGCACAAAGTTGGTGGCTCTCCGTGAGTTGTCCTAAATTTGGTACCAATATGTTTACCCTAGCCCCGTATGTGATGGTTTGTGCAATTTACTCCCTAGTGGATCCAAAATCGCCTATGTGTCTTCCAAGCAATCTGACCTCACTTCAATGTGATAAGTCGTGGGTTTGTCAACTCTCGTGTAATACAATGGGTGAATGATAGGCAAACCAAGATAGACAATGATCCTGTTTTGAATTCTATTTCGTTAGGGCCATTAGGATATATTTGAGTATACGCTATAATGAACTAACAACAATATACTTTTCAAAGGGTTGCGGTTATAGACAATGACCATGAGAGGTGTTAAAGCTCACAGAGTAGGAGACATCAACAAAGAGCGAAGGGTGCATGCGGGAGAAGGAAGCAAGACCACATATATCTATCATTTTCTACGCTCGAATAGGGGGCACACACCATGTATTCTTaacataatactccctctgttccgaattacttgtagaaaatggatatatctagaactaaaatacgcctagatacattcatttctgcgaAAAGTAATTCCGGATGAAGGGAGTATGCTAGAGGAGAGGAATTTTTGTCGTGAAACATGCACATGGAGTGTACCACCCCAACAAAAATGGTAATACTACCTCGCTCCCGCCAGCTCGCATTTGCCATCAATTGCTGCCTTAATTGGAAACATTACTAGTACTCCTACTAGATTTTGTATCTTTCCTGATTCTCTTTTCTGCTTTTTTAGAAAGAAGAACTTAttgctccctccatccatataGCTGTAGTCTGCTTACTCAGCATGGTTCCACATTTACTCCACTGCTCACACCTTCCACcctggctgacatgtgggtccaacgcCTCGTAGCCGGGCCTGGGCCTCCGCTCAAGCAACGAGGCCCAAACTCGCGTGTAAACCCCTTCGTTTTGACGGCTCGAGACCTCTCTCGGCTCCGCTCTTTTTATTCTTCCCCCTCCGCTCCGCACCGCAGCGCAGCCCCCACCAGTCTCTCTCCCCCGTCACGCTCCccaccccacccccctcccccctcccgccatTTCNNNNNNNNNNNNNNNNNNNNNNNNNNNNNNNNNNNNNNNNNNNNNNNNNNNNNNNNNNNNNNNNNNNNNNNNNNNNNNNNNNNNNNNNNNNNNNNNNNNNNNNNNNNNNNNNNNNNNNNNNNNNNNNNNNNNNNNNNNNNNNNNNNNNNNNNNNNNNNNNNNNNNNNNNNNNNNNNNNNNNNNNNNNNNNNNNNNNNNNNNNNNNNNNNNNNNNNNNNNNNNNNNNNNNNNNNNNNNNNNNNNNNNNNNNNNNNNNNNNNNNNNNNNNNNNNNNNNNNNNNNNNNNNNNNNNNNNNNNNNNNNNNNNNNNNNNNNNNNNNNNNNNNNNNNNNNNNNNNNNNNNNNNNNNNNNNNNNNNNNNNNNNNNACCCCCGCCCAaagccaaaccctaaccctagcgggGAGACGGCGATGCCGAAGGCCGGCGGCGGGGACGAGGAGGAGTTCCGCGCCGAGGTGGAGGAGCGGCTGATCAACGAGGAGTACAAGATCTGGAAGAAGAACACGCCCTTCCTCTACGACCTCGTCATCACCCACGCGCTCGAATGGCCCTCGCTCACCGTGCAGTGGCTCCCCGACCGCACCGAGCCCGCCGGCAAGGACCACTCCGTGCAGAAGATGGTGCTCGGCACCCACACCTCCGACAACGAGCCCAACTACCTCATGCTCGCCCAGGTCCAGCTCCCGCTCGACGACGCCGAGGCCGACGCGCGCCACTACGATGACGACCACGCCGACATCGGCGGCTTCGGGGCCGCATCCGGCAAGGTTTGTTTGATGCTTCGCgcccgcccccctcccccttccccaatCTCGCATCCTCTGCCGTTTATGGGTAATTAATTAATTACCGGTGTTGCTGTGCTGAGCTGTGCTGTGGGCTCGTGCAATTCTGTTCCGGCTGATCCGCTTGctcgtgggggttagggtttcatgGTAACTGTGTGGTAATCGAGCGTGTATTGGTAGTTTATAGGCGAGGGTAATGGTAATTTTGGGAGGGGAAAGGGGATTTATGCTGGCCCGTTCCTCTAGCTAGGCGTACTTCAGGGTTTCGAAGTTTTTTGGCGGTTTGTGTGTTGCGTTAGTTTCAGAGGGGTTTGGCGGCTTGTATGTCTTGGCTTATTGATTAGCAGCAGGCGTTTCAGATGAAGGTAGTGGGGTTGTATCGTGATACTTGGGTAACCAAAATTGCGTCTGTTCTGTAACTGTAAGCTTCTAGGAATGTCACATTGCAGTGGTGCAGACTATGGGTCTAGATCTGGCAGTTGAAAGTGCTTCATCTTTGCTGGTTTAGCAACCCGATTTCACATGTCAGCAATAGGAAGTGCATCTGTATGTCATTTACTTTGTCTTTCTGTAAGCTGCAGTTGAAGCAACAATGTGTGCTTTTACAGTTGTAAACTTTCATCATATCACATTCCAGGCACTTACTCTGCATCAGTGGTTACCTAATTATTGTATTGGTTAAGCCCCCTCCACCCTTCCCCTCATAACATGTTTTTAACTGCACTGTTCTATTACTAGTTGATTGGCTTTCTTGGTGTAAATTGTGTGCTGTACAGGTTTTGTATCTGTCTTATATTTTTTTGTGTTAGTGTTAGGAACTAGTGAACCCCTCTTTGAATGGTGCACGGGTCTGTAGGGATGGTGATGGTTGGCGCTTTGGAATTTTCTGATTACGACCTTCTGAGTTTGATTATATCTCGTGCTATTctgttactccctctgtaaactaatgtaaGATCTTTTAGATCACCAAATAACCATAATCAACAGAAGGAAATTATAACTCAACCTACTGTATCAAACACAACCGGAAACTCAGCCTGTTCACATGTCACATTATCATAGCAAATATGATAGAAGATATTATCTTGTTGGACCATGCACTAATCTAGCTATTGCTATCCTTGTCAAATTTGGCCTTGGTATCTTCAGGGGCTAGGTTGTATTTGGGCGGTTACGAGGTAATTGGCCTAGTTCTGGGAGATTTGCCAAACAACACTTTCTGCACAGATTCTTGTCTAAGGGTCACAGATTTGCATCCCTAAGGGTCACAGATTTGCATCCCTGGGCATTCTCAACTTACAGCTACCCCGCATAAGCTCCCCACAAAACTCCTCCTCTGTTCCCCACCAAGACCTCTGGTTTGTTCATCTTGTCCTTGGAAGCTTAGTGGATTGAAGTTGTTGTCTTTGGTTTTAGGGGGCTTGGTTGAGGATATGGTTGGCAGAGACCAAAGTTTTATTGGTTGGGGTTGTAGCTGCCATGAGAACTTTTTGATAGGAATTGGTTGCCTCCCTTTCAAAATGGTATAAGGTTCTTTGGGGATATTGATGATACACCCCTTACTTGGGTTTTGCTTGGAATTATTGGTACCTTCTAAGGTCAACATAGTTGTAAAATTATAATGCAGTTGAACCTGATCCAAGCCTTACCTTGGCAATATGTTAGCCCAGTGCTAGAATGAAGTCANNNNNNNNNNNNNNNNNNNNNNNNNNNNNNNNNNNNNNNNNNNNNNNNNNNNNNNNNNNNNNNNNNNNNNNNNNNNNNNNNNNNNNNNNNNNNNNNNNNNNNNNNNNNNNNNNNNNNNNNNNNNNNNNNNNNNNNNNNNNNNNNNNNNNNNNNNNNNNNNNNNNNNNNNNNNNNNNNNNNNNNNNNNNNNNNNNNNNNNNNNNNNNNNNNNNNNNNNNNNNNNNNNNNNNNNNNNNNNNNNNNNNNNNNNNNNNNNNCTTGCCTAGCCCAGATATGATTCCCAACCAACCAGTAAAACCTTGATCTCCTCCACACCAGAATCCCGACCCTAGAATCCCAACCCCCTAGATCCAAACCCTAGAATCCCAATCCCCTACTTCCACATGCAGGAAGGACGAGCGAAAGAAGGACTGGAGATGTCTGTGGGAATAGAGGAGGAATTTCATGCGGAGGAGGTACAGATTCATGAGGATGAAGATATGAAGAATAAACACATTTTGGAGGAATTCGCGATTTGGAAGTGTAATGCGCCATTTCTATATGATATCATCATCACACGCGTTAGAGTGGCCATTGCTCACTGTGCAGTGGCTCCCTAGCCATGAACAGTCTGTCCAAAAAGTGTTGTTTGGCACACACGTGTCTGTAGGCAATCCCAGTTACCTCACAGTTGCCCAAGTCCATCTACCTCCTGAGGATGCCATGGCCAAATTGGACGATGACGATAGTCAGATTTGTTCAGAATCCAACAAGGTAGTAGTCTTCTCTCGTACTTGCTTATGATGCGATCTATGAACTAATGGAGTTCCTAGTTTGTGGCTGATTCACTAGGTTGAGTCATGGTTCCTTTGCTGATTATTTGGCAACAGTTTTCTCGGTGGTTGTGGTACTGATTTGAGATACTGTGAGAAGTTCTGGGCAATTTGTTTTATTGTGGCCCATCGGGCATTGCATGCCCAATATTGATTTTGTCACGGCCCGGCTGATTGCCGCGCAGGTTGTAGTCGTGGTTGGTaggaggacgagggcgaggcccttgCCGGCCTATGGTTGGAGAAGGGGGTGAGGAGGGGCGCCGTGGCGCAGGAGCAAGGGAGGAAGGTTGTAGGATATTCTCTGCTTGCGTTTATTGATCCAAGGGCTGGCTagggctggccccacatgacagATTTGAGATGAATTGTTCTGTCAGATTAGGGATCtgaacgtcttacattatgggacggagggagtagattttagATTAATTTTTTGTGAACTTGTTTGGGTACTTTATCAGGTTGGGTGATTTTCGTGAAGAGTAGTGGGCTGTTGTGAGCACTACTGCATTTTTTACGGGTTTTATTGTTGGTCACCAATGCATACTGAGTTGGTTATTGTGTGCTATTGAGAAAACTTGGGATGTCTGATGATATCTTTAATACTTACTTAGCATTTTCACTTGTTCATGTAGATTTTTCTTGTTTTCCATGAATCTCTCATTTCTGTTCCCATACCTGGACACCAGTTGACCTACTGTCTGTTTTATGTTTGATCCCTTTGTTGAATATATATGGGGTTTGGTTAATTGCTTTGATCTATTGTGTTAGACTGTTGATTTAACTTCTTTTCATTGAAGTACCCTAGTAGATTAATGCCATGTCTATAATTATATTATGTACCTTAAGCCGAGTCATGGAGCTCAAAATTTGCTAGACGCATGTTTTTGTGATTGAGATGTTTGTGCTTTCTTGTCACGTGCCTGTTAATTTAACTACTTGTTTTGCTTACTAGTACGAGTCCTCAATTCATGCTGCTATGTAAAAGGCCATAACCAATTGATTTTGAATCATTCTAACAGTGGTGTTGCTTTGTTGGACCCATATAATAATAGCATCTTTCTGTGATATAGATGGAAGTTGGAATATAAACCCTTCTGTTGAATTCAGGTGTCCTTTTCGCATGTAACAATGTTTGGATGCGCCTTTGAGTTGTTGTCTATTTGATCAACAAACCAGTTATCGATTGTACTTGGACTGTAAGGATATGTGGCAATCCAGAACTCATTGGACAAATATAGTATTGATGATTTGTAAGTTTGGCCAGGCCTTCAAATATGACTTGCACTTGTGCCATTGTTAGAAAACAGATTAAGATAACCTGGGGTATATTTGTATACCTCTagaacaattgttttcgtgaagaAACTTTTATTGCATATAGATAACatgccatgtactccctccgttcctaaatacttgtctttctagagatttcaacaagtgactacatacgacgcaaaatgagtgaatctacactttaaaatatgtctacatacatccgtatgttgagtccatttgaaatgcctagaaagacaagtatttgggaacggagggagtaccattcttgctatttattttgattttgatGGTGCAAAAAATCACATTTTGGAGGCATTTTGTCTGTCTTTTGTAGGTGCAAATAGTTCAACAGATAAATCATGATGGAGAAGTTAATCGGGCTCGATATATGCCCCAAAATTCATTTATTATTGCTACCAAGACAGTCAGTGCAGAAGTGTATGTCTTTGATTATAGCAAGCACCCATCAAAGCCTCCACTAGATGGTGCGTGCAATCCTGATTTACGGCTGAAGGGACACAACTCTGAAGGATATGGCCTGTCCTGGAGTATCTTTAAAGAGGGTCATTTGCTGAGTGGATCGGATGATGCTCAAATTTGCTTATGGGACATCACAGCAAATGGTAAAAATAAAACTCTCGACGCATACCAGATTTTTAAGGTATGGCTCATGATCCTTTTTCCATTTGAGTGCATTAACACATAGCTTTGTTTGTACCATTGGTTAAAGCTTTCCTCATGACATGCCATTCTGATAGCATGTTTCTCTGAATGTGTTTGTGTGCTAGTCATATCTGGTATTCATCCTTGGAGAAATAATATACATAACATATTCCTGATGGCCTTTTGTGAAGCTGGTATACATGAGGAAAAAGTCTATCTGCATCCTAATTACGACACTTATTTTACACCCTCCTAGTTGAAACCATTCACATTAGGTCTAACAGCAGCTTTCATGGGTAATTTTGGGTGATGCACCGTCCATGTCAGCAGGTTTTGCTGTGTTATCCTGAAGAATAGAATTATAGTCTGTATTTCACACTCAGACATGGCAGCTCTGGCAGTGTTATTATCTAAGACTGTCAATTCCTTCCTTTTGGTTCTCTAGCTGTTGGTACCACATGGCATGGTCCATAGTCAGTTAAGCATCATAAATCATAACAGTAGTACTGTTTAATGCTCAGTGTGTTGAATATGTGAACAAGTGAGATTACTGATCTTGGTATCTGTGCTGATTTTGTTTTGAAGTTTATCTTTGTAAGAAGCTGAGGTCAATTCTTGCTTGAACTTCTGCTTTGCAGAATGCAGGGCCATAAAAAAATCAGTGCTACACAGTAACAATACTCAATTGGAAACATATTGGTAGTGCACGGATAACTTCACCTTTTAGGAAAATAAGGGGGTCTGTTTTTCTTCCCGACCAAGCTGCCAATGAAAAAAGAACTCTTTTAGCACCATGTGTATTTTCAGTCAATTGACATGGTCCCCAGTTCATTGGACCAATAACTTTCCTAGTTATACTATAGCAAAAACATGGAAGTTTCACTTGTATGATTATTCAACTGATACTTTTCATATGACCAGCACATCTGTTAGTGGCTTAACACGATGTTTTTTTGGTTCTGTTCTGTTTAGTTTCATGATGGcgttgtcgaagatgttgcttggCATTTGAGGCATGAATACTTATTCGGCTCAGTTGGTGATGATCATCATCTCCTAATTTGGGATATGCGTACTCCTGCACCTACCAAGCCTGTACAGTCTGTGGTGGCACACCAGGGCGAGGTAGGTTTCCTGGGGAGCCTCAAGTCTCTGTTTACTATTGTTTAGTACTATACTATTAGCATTATGTGACTCGAGAATACAATATCATGGTTAGATATCTTGTTAATTTGTTTATTGGTTCTTacccctgaagctgatgcagcCAATGGTGGTTCAGGATACAAAACAGAGTGGCATATTTGTATAACGATAACATATGGGGTGTCAAACACGTTCATTGTTCTAGAATCTAGGTCCTCTCTTCAAGTATTGGTTGTAAACAAATTAGCCGAGGACATCCTAAATGATCTCATTTTTCCTGCTGTAGTGATCGCAGGAAAACTACATTGTATTTATCCGGCTGCACAAACTATTTCACTTGAAAACCTCAACTGCTGTATCCAGAAAAGAAAGATGGCATCTGGTAGCAATTTTATGAATACTCATATAGTCATATCATCACTCTAGTAGTTTCTACTCGTGCATGATTTCTATTCAGAGGCTGGGCACACCTTGCTTTCCCTATATTATTCTTCTGGAAGAGCCAATTGCCTTTGTTTCTGTTGTTTGTATAAAGAAATATGTTCTTACACTTTCCACTTTGTTTCCTTATGTCATATTTATAGGTGAATTGCCTGGCTTTCAATCCTTTCAATGAATGGGTTGTTGCAACTGGTTCAACCGACAAGACTGTCAAATTATTTGATCTTCGGAAGATTGATACTTCGCTGCACACTTTTGACTGTCACAAGTATGCTTCAGTTTGACCATCACTTTTCTGTTTGAAGTTCCATCCATCCTATTTTTAGCTTAGAAGGAAATGAGTATATGTTTGTGTTATTCATCGATCTTGAATCTGAATTTGATTGTGTAATCAGAGAGGAAGTATTTCAAGTTGGATGGAGCCCAAAGAATGAAACTATACTTGCATCTTGTTGCCTGGGAAGGAGACTGATGGTTTGGGATCTAAGCAGGTAAACAGCCGTCCAGCTTTCAGATGTTTTTCATTGTTCCTTTTTCGTTTCCTCACTTCCCTCTTGATGTGAATGATGTTTTTTGTGTCGACAGAATTGATCAGGAGCAAACACCGGAGGATGCGGAGGACGGCCCTCCTGAGCTCTTGTTCATTCATGGAGGCCACACAAGCAAAATCTCAGACTTCTCCTGGAACCCATGTGAGGACTGGGTGCTTGCAAGCGTTGCTGAAGACAACATCCTTCAGATATGGCAGATGGCGGAGAACATCTACCATGATGAGGATGATCTTCCCAGCGATGAGCCGGCAAAGGCCTCATGAAACCCTTAATGGTAGGCAAGATAATACCCTAGGTTTGTCGATTTTAGGTAACCTTGTGTGATTGAACATGTTGTCTTGGTTGGATTTGTATGTGCGTTGTACTCGGCACTTCCAGCATAGTACATACCAATTAGACTACCTGTCGGTTGTAGCTGATGCATTTACCTGTTTCACCATATCGTGAGTCCTGGGGATTATTATACCTTTAGATGTCTAATCAAGGCTGCAAGATATCTCTTTTGAAAAATGATTTTTGAATTGCAGATATTCCCTTTTTGTTGCAAAACGGGGCAGGGTAGTGTTACTTTCAGAACAACCCGCACCGAGTCTGTGTAGAGATGCAGGCCAAACGCGTTGATGTTTGTTCATGCCCAAGCGTGCACATTTTCCTTTTGCCTTGTGACCTCACGAGCACAACCATTATATCATCAGGGGCTGTGGCACAGTGCGTTGGTTGACGCGCCAACCATTCATCTGTTGAGGATAGCCCTGCAATGCACAGTGCAGTCGTTGACCGCATGCGTGTCTCTGTCTCGTATCCATCTTGTCATTCTCAACGACAGTTGTGGATACATCTCATACCATCAACCTCCCTATACTGTCGTACGGAGTAGCAGTAGAGCAGATATGTAATATAACTCAACTGTCGTGCTTCTTCTCTTTCTATCCTAGATGGATAGATGGTTCTATGAGGCCAATACCTATCATGGAGCAAGGATGTTCCACTACATTTCATTTTACCAGCATTTTAATCCAAATGTGAATACTTTGCGCAATGCGTATCATCCGTGTTAGGTGCATGCTCCGTTCGCTTTAATTTTCGTAACAGAATTCTCACGATAACCACACTTTACTGAATATTTGTTAATACCAAGTCGCCACACACcggcaaaaaaaaaagagaaggaaaaaagaaCAAACATGCCTTACAAATGCCGATTGTCCGAAAGAGCGTAAATTGACAAGATTGTGGACACGTTAGGCATGGGTAAAGTATACTCCTCGCCGGCCGGTTTAGCTTTCCCGGCTGGGCGCTTTATGTAGCATGGGTGACAATGCCCTTAATTAACTGTGTTAATTAAGTCTTAACAATCTTAGCTTAACGTCTGATACCTTTTCACAAAAATGATATTCAGTTGCACGTGTGCGCCGTCTGTCTGCTGTTGTTTgttttgcgtgtgtgtgtgtgtacgtgttGACGAGCCGAGGAAAGCTCGGAGGAAGGGCGACATATCCGATTCCGGGGAGAGATCTCCATGTCCGAGCTAGCTAGGTCGCCGTGACAAGAATATCTAGACGTGATTATTTGTTTCGACTAGCCTTGCTGATTAGTGGGTAGTGGCAACCAATCATGTGGATGGATCATAATCAATAAACACTAGTTGCATCTTATATCTGTAAAACTCCTGCTTTTGGAACTCAAGCATGTACGCCAAGATTCTATAACCCGTCCAATCGAATATGGTTTATGTGATCACAAGGGTATAATCAGTTGTTATTACATAGTCTCCTAGCTAAATAAATTATTTCCTAACCGCAAAACCTACATTAAGAGAGAGGATGACCTCTTTGTGGATGTTTCCTGCATCAACACCACGGCGTTTTGCCTTTCCGCCATGGTCAGGGTGCGAGGGACCGACATGCTCTTCAAGATCACCTCCGTCTACGGTCCCTCAGACTCCTCTTGCAAAGATGCTTTCTTTGCCGAGCTGCTGGCAGAGAAACCACCGACCGGGGTGGCCTGGCTTGCCTCAGGCGACTTCAACCAAATTTATAGGGCGCGAGATAAAAATAAGAGAAATGTGAACCGCGGCAGGATCAACCGTTTCAGGGCAACGCTCCACAGTTGTGAACTCAAAGAGATCCACCTTCAAAACCGGAGATTCACTTGGAGCAATGAGAGGGCAAATCCAACCTTATGCAAGCTTGACTCTTTTTTCTGCAacgccgagtgggacacaactttCAACACTCATGTCCTTAATGCgctttcctcctctctctccgaccattgtccgcttcttcttgctgatgacaagggaccaagaaggcctcgagtgtttaaatttgaaaacttCTGGGCATCCATGCCCGGATTCAACGAGGTGGTTCAAAATGCGTGGAACGAGAGGGTTGACCACACTGAGCCATACCTCATTCTTTACCACAAGCTCAAGAAGACGGCTCTCCGCCTCTCTGAATGGAGTAGAGGTCTTTTCTCCAAGGCTAAAATTCACCACCAGGCCGCGCTCTTGGTGATATTTCGCCTCGACATCGCCCAAGAGGATAGGCTCCTCTCCACCGAAGAAATTGAGCTCCGGGCCAAGCTCAAGAGAAGGGTCATCGCCTTGGCGGCGCTCGAAAGATCGCGCAAGAAGCAATGTGCGAGAATTGCCAACCTTAGAGATGGGAATGCTAATACAAAATTCTTCCATCGCCGAGTCAATGCAAGgcggagaaaaaaatcatatcCATAGAATAAAAAATGAGCATGGTTGGGTCACCGAGCACGACGCCAAGGAAAAGATAATCCATGACCATTTTTCCAATGTCATGAAGAGAGGCCCCCGATGCCACAAAGATTTCAATTGGGATGAGCTAAATTTGGAGCCTCTTGACTTGCATGACCTTGGCTCCCCAATGGCCGAGAGTGAGGTCCTGGATGCGATCAACGACATGCCAAGTGACAAGGCGCCGGGGCCAGATGGGTTCACGGGCCTCTTCTTTAAGAGGTGTTGGGACATCATTAAGCCTGATCTCATGAGGGTGATCACACATTTTGACTGCCTACACACCTCAAACCTCCAGTGGCTCAACTCCGCAAATGTGGTGCTCTTGCCCAAGAAGGAAGGGGCGGAGGGGATCGCCGACTATAGACCCATCAGCCTCATCCACGCGATCGCAAAGATTATTGCGAAGGTGCTATCCATGAGACTAGGCCCACACATGAAAAATCTCGTCTCTAATGCCCAAAGCGCCTTCATCAAAACAAGAAGCATTCACGACAATTACTTGTATGTCCGCAACCTTGCCGACGCCTACACAAGAGGAAGACCCCATCCCTCCTCTTCAAGCTCGACATTCGCAAGGCCTTTGACTCCGTGAAGTGGGAGTACTTGCTTGATCTCCTCCAGCGGCGAGGATTCCCAAGTAAATTCAGGGATTGGATCGCGGCCCTCCTTAGCTCTTCATCCTCGAGGATCATCCTGAATGGTATTGCCGGCTGTCCAATAAAGCATGGGAAGG comes from Triticum aestivum cultivar Chinese Spring chromosome 5B, IWGSC CS RefSeq v2.1, whole genome shotgun sequence and encodes:
- the LOC123113217 gene encoding histone-binding protein MSI1 homolog, which produces MPKAGGGDEEEFRAEVEERLINEEYKIWKKNTPFLYDLVITHALEWPSLTVQWLPDRTEPAGKDHSVQKMVLGTHTSDNEPNYLMLAQVQLPLDDAEADARHYDDDHADIGGFGAASGKVQIVQQINHDGEVNRARYMPQNSFIIATKTVSAEVYVFDYSKHPSKPPLDGACNPDLRLKGHNSEGYGLSWSIFKEGHLLSGSDDAQICLWDITANGKNKTLDAYQIFKFHDGVVEDVAWHLRHEYLFGSVGDDHHLLIWDMRTPAPTKPVQSVVAHQGEVNCLAFNPFNEWVVATGSTDKTVKLFDLRKIDTSLHTFDCHKEEVFQVGWSPKNETILASCCLGRRLMVWDLSRIDQEQTPEDAEDGPPELLFIHGGHTSKISDFSWNPCEDWVLASVAEDNILQIWQMAENIYHDEDDLPSDEPAKAS